One segment of Anguilla anguilla isolate fAngAng1 chromosome 1, fAngAng1.pri, whole genome shotgun sequence DNA contains the following:
- the ddr1 gene encoding epithelial discoidin domain-containing receptor 1 isoform X3 — MAILQLLFPIIALLIAGATAQDHEWHFNSAQCRYALGMEDGTIPDSAITASSAWSDSTEAKHGRLSTGAGDGAWCPKGSVFPHGTEFLQIDLRSLYFLSLVGTQGRHADGHGREFARSYRLHYSRDGRQWLTWRDRWGQEVVSGNENTYDVVLKDLGPPIVARMVRFYPLADRVMSVCLRVELYGCLWNDGLKAYTAPVGHVMHLSGAPIYLNDSTYDGSTEAGVQFGGLGQLCDGVLGGDDFTESKELRVWPGYDYLGWSREALGQGSVDIEFHFEKTRTFHTMQVHSNNRHSQGVRVFSKVVCQFKAGLLSPWSSPPLTLQVPLSDLKDPSSRPVSLPLGGHPAQILRCQFAFADRWLLISEISFYSEPFEEPPQTGEVPPVVPPAPPTTSPPPTNASTTPAPTPTATSPKHTSAHSDPPTTYPAINSTANSSLSGVEFAAMTPRAGLPVAKDDSSNTAILIGCLVGIILLLLAVIAVILWRQYWKKILGKAQGSLSSDEMHVHLSVPSDNVVINNTHTYSSRYQRIHTSPEERERDAEGEYQEPSALLRPREDRDSTACGFDLDEKVPPAQEEPPPYPGAPPYPQLPSVPPPLLLASGPASVPHYAEADIISLQGVSGNNTYAVPALSAPAECPPLPELPRHFLVFKEKLGEGQFGEVHLCEIENPQDLPNLEFPFNVRKGRPLLVAVKILRPDASKNARNDFLKEVKILSRLKDPNIIRLLGVCVSSDPLCMVTEYMESGDLNQYLSQRVLLDKAGPSHSSPTISYPALISMASQIASGMKFLSSLNFVHRDLATRNCLVGGGRDGDQEIKIADFGMSRNLYAGDYYRIQGRAVLPIRWMAWECILMGKFTTASDVWAFGVTLWEMLSVCQEQPYSTLTDEQVIDNAGEFFRDHGRQVYLTRPAVCPQGLYELMLSCWNRDCKLRPAFAHIHSFLTEDAMNMV, encoded by the exons ATGGCAATACTGCAGCTCCTGTTTCCGATCATTGCCCTCCTCATCGCCGGGGCAACCGCACAGGACCATGAGTGGCACTTCAACTCAG ctcAGTGTCGTTACGCTCTGGGGATGGAAGACGGCACTATTCCGGACTCGGCCATCACCGCCTCCAGCGCCTGGTCCGACTCGACCGAGGCCAAACACGGCAg gctgagTACCGGAGCGGGTGATGGGGCGTGGTGCCCCAAGGGCTCGGTCTTCCCCCACGGCACTGAGTTCCTCCAGATCGACCTGCGCTCGCTGTACTTCCTGTCTCTGGTGGGCACGCAGGGTCGCCACGCCGACGGGCACGGCCGCGAGTTCGCCCGCAGCTACCGCCTCCATTATTCCCGCGACGGACGCCAGTGGCTCACCTGGAGAGACCGCTGGGGCCAGGAG GTGGTGTCGGGGAACGAGAACACGTACGACGTGGTTCTGAAGGACCTGGGCCCGCCCATCGTGGCCCGCATGGTCCGCTTCTACCCGCTGGCCGACCGGGTCATGAGCGTCTGTCTCCGCGTGGAGCTGTACGGCTGCCTGTGGAacg aCGGGCTGAAGGCCTACACGGCCCCGGTGGGTCACGTCATGCACCTGTCCGGCGCCCCCATCTACCTGAACGACTCCACCTACGATGGCAGCACCGAAGCAGG GGTGCAGTTCGGGGGTCTGGGACAGCTGTGCGACGGGGTCCTGGGAGGCGATGACTTCACCGAGAGCAAGGAGCTGCGGGTGTGGCCCGGGTACGACTACCTGGGCTGGAGCCGGGAGGCGCTGGGGCAGGGCAGCGTGGACATCGAGTTCCACTTCGAGAAGACCCGCACCTTCCACACCATGCAG gtccacAGTAATAACAGGCACTCCCAGGGCGTGCGAGTCTTCAGTAAGGTGGTGTGCCAGTTCAAGGCGGGGCTGCTGTCGCCCTGGTCGAGCCCGCCCCTCACTCTCCAGGTGCCCCTCTCGGATCTGAAGGACCCCTCCTCGCGCcccgtctccctccccctggGGGGGCACCCCGCCCAGATCCTGCGCTGCCAGTTCGCCTTCGCCGACCGCTGGCTGCTCATCAGCGAGATCTCCTTCTactccg AGCCGTTCGAGGAGCCGCCTCAAACGGGCGAGGTGCCGCCCGTGgtgccgcccgcccccccgaccACCTCGCCTCCGCCCACCAACGCCTccaccacccctgcccccacccccacggccACCTCTCCCAAACACACCAGCGCCCACAGTG ACCCCCCCACTACCTACCCAGCGAtcaacagcacagccaacagctcgctgtcag gtgtggaatttgcagcCATGACCCCAAGAGCAGGGTTACCAGTTGCCAAGGACGACAGCAGCAATACAgccattctgattggctgcttggtGGGCATCATCCTCTTGCTATTGGCTGTCATCGCCGTTATTCTTTGGAGGCAGTACTGGAAGAAAATTCTGGGCaag gcCCAGGGCAGCCTCTCCAGTGACGAGATGCACGTCCACCTGTCGGTCCCCTCCGACAACGTGGTGATCAACAACACGCACACGTACTCCAGCCGCTACCAGCGCATACACACCTCCCCcgaggagcgggagcgggacGCCGAGGGGGAGTACCAGGAGCCCAGCGCCCTGCTGCGCCCCCGCGAGGACCGCGACAGCACGG CGTGTGGGTTTGACCTGGACGAGAAGGTCCCGCCCGCCCAGGAGGAGCCGCCCCCCTACCCGGGGGCCCCGCCCTACCCCCAGCTGCCCTCGgtgcccccgcccctcctgctGGCGTCGGGCCCCGCCAGCGTGCCGCACTACGCCGAGGCCGACATCATCAGCCTGCAGGGCGTCAGCGGCAACAACACCTACGCCGTCCCCGCCCTGTCGGCCCCCGCagagtgcccccccctcccggagCTGCCCCGCCACTTCCTCGTCTTCAAGGAGAAGCTGGGCGAGGGGCAGTTTGGAGAG GTGCACTTGTGCGAGATCGAGAACCCCCAGGACCTGCCCAACCTGGAGTTCCCCTTCAACGTGCGGAaggggcgccccctgctggtggccGTGAAGATACTGCGGCCCGATGCCTCAAAGAATGCCAG AAATGACTTCCTGAAGGAGGTGAAGATCCTGTCCCGCCTGAAGGACCCCAACATCATTCGGCTGCTGGGCGTGTGCGTGAGCAGCGACCCCCTGTGCATGGTGACGGAGTACATGGAGAGCGGGGACCTCAACCAGTACCTCTCCCAGAGAGTCCTGCTGGACAAGGCCGGGCCCTCACACAGCAGCCCCACCATCAG ttaCCCCGCCCTTATCTCCATGGCCAGCCAGATCGCGTCTGGGATGAAGTTCCTCTCCTCCCTGAACTTTGTGCACCGCGACCTGGCCACCCGGAACTGCCtggtgggcggggggcgggacggggatCAGGAGATCAAGATCGCCGATTTCGGGATGAGCAGGAACCTGTACGCTGGAGATTACTACAGGATCCAGGGCCGCGCGGTGCTGCCCATTCGCTGGATGGCCTGGGAGTGTATACtcatg GGGAAGTTCACCACGGCCAGCGACGTGTGGGCGTTCGGCGTGACCCTGTGGGAGATGCTGAGCGTGTGCCAGGAGCAGCCGTACTCCACGCTGACCGACGAGCAGGTCATCGACAACGCGGGGGAGTTCTTCAGGGACCACGGGCGGCAG gtgtatCTGACCCGGCCGGCCGTGTGTCCCCAGGGTCTGTACGAGCTGATGCTCAGCTGCTGGAACCGGGACTGCAAGCTCCGCCCCGCCTTCGCTCACATCCACTCCTTCCTCACCGAGGACGCCATGAACATGGtgtag
- the ddr1 gene encoding epithelial discoidin domain-containing receptor 1 isoform X1, which produces MAILQLLFPIIALLIAGATAQDHEWHFNSAQCRYALGMEDGTIPDSAITASSAWSDSTEAKHGRLSTGAGDGAWCPKGSVFPHGTEFLQIDLRSLYFLSLVGTQGRHADGHGREFARSYRLHYSRDGRQWLTWRDRWGQEVVSGNENTYDVVLKDLGPPIVARMVRFYPLADRVMSVCLRVELYGCLWNDGLKAYTAPVGHVMHLSGAPIYLNDSTYDGSTEAGVQFGGLGQLCDGVLGGDDFTESKELRVWPGYDYLGWSREALGQGSVDIEFHFEKTRTFHTMQVHSNNRHSQGVRVFSKVVCQFKAGLLSPWSSPPLTLQVPLSDLKDPSSRPVSLPLGGHPAQILRCQFAFADRWLLISEISFYSEPFEEPPQTGEVPPVVPPAPPTTSPPPTNASTTPAPTPTATSPKHTSAHSDPPTTYPAINSTANSSLSGVEFAAMTPRAGLPVAKDDSSNTAILIGCLVGIILLLLAVIAVILWRQYWKKILGKAQGSLSSDEMHVHLSVPSDNVVINNTHTYSSRYQRIHTSPEERERDAEGEYQEPSALLRPREDRDSTALLLNNPAYHLLLSDQRHDPTWLHNCTSAQEKTHNVAPQACGFDLDEKVPPAQEEPPPYPGAPPYPQLPSVPPPLLLASGPASVPHYAEADIISLQGVSGNNTYAVPALSAPAECPPLPELPRHFLVFKEKLGEGQFGEVHLCEIENPQDLPNLEFPFNVRKGRPLLVAVKILRPDASKNARNDFLKEVKILSRLKDPNIIRLLGVCVSSDPLCMVTEYMESGDLNQYLSQRVLLDKAGPSHSSPTISYPALISMASQIASGMKFLSSLNFVHRDLATRNCLVGGGRDGDQEIKIADFGMSRNLYAGDYYRIQGRAVLPIRWMAWECILMGKFTTASDVWAFGVTLWEMLSVCQEQPYSTLTDEQVIDNAGEFFRDHGRQVYLTRPAVCPQGLYELMLSCWNRDCKLRPAFAHIHSFLTEDAMNMV; this is translated from the exons ATGGCAATACTGCAGCTCCTGTTTCCGATCATTGCCCTCCTCATCGCCGGGGCAACCGCACAGGACCATGAGTGGCACTTCAACTCAG ctcAGTGTCGTTACGCTCTGGGGATGGAAGACGGCACTATTCCGGACTCGGCCATCACCGCCTCCAGCGCCTGGTCCGACTCGACCGAGGCCAAACACGGCAg gctgagTACCGGAGCGGGTGATGGGGCGTGGTGCCCCAAGGGCTCGGTCTTCCCCCACGGCACTGAGTTCCTCCAGATCGACCTGCGCTCGCTGTACTTCCTGTCTCTGGTGGGCACGCAGGGTCGCCACGCCGACGGGCACGGCCGCGAGTTCGCCCGCAGCTACCGCCTCCATTATTCCCGCGACGGACGCCAGTGGCTCACCTGGAGAGACCGCTGGGGCCAGGAG GTGGTGTCGGGGAACGAGAACACGTACGACGTGGTTCTGAAGGACCTGGGCCCGCCCATCGTGGCCCGCATGGTCCGCTTCTACCCGCTGGCCGACCGGGTCATGAGCGTCTGTCTCCGCGTGGAGCTGTACGGCTGCCTGTGGAacg aCGGGCTGAAGGCCTACACGGCCCCGGTGGGTCACGTCATGCACCTGTCCGGCGCCCCCATCTACCTGAACGACTCCACCTACGATGGCAGCACCGAAGCAGG GGTGCAGTTCGGGGGTCTGGGACAGCTGTGCGACGGGGTCCTGGGAGGCGATGACTTCACCGAGAGCAAGGAGCTGCGGGTGTGGCCCGGGTACGACTACCTGGGCTGGAGCCGGGAGGCGCTGGGGCAGGGCAGCGTGGACATCGAGTTCCACTTCGAGAAGACCCGCACCTTCCACACCATGCAG gtccacAGTAATAACAGGCACTCCCAGGGCGTGCGAGTCTTCAGTAAGGTGGTGTGCCAGTTCAAGGCGGGGCTGCTGTCGCCCTGGTCGAGCCCGCCCCTCACTCTCCAGGTGCCCCTCTCGGATCTGAAGGACCCCTCCTCGCGCcccgtctccctccccctggGGGGGCACCCCGCCCAGATCCTGCGCTGCCAGTTCGCCTTCGCCGACCGCTGGCTGCTCATCAGCGAGATCTCCTTCTactccg AGCCGTTCGAGGAGCCGCCTCAAACGGGCGAGGTGCCGCCCGTGgtgccgcccgcccccccgaccACCTCGCCTCCGCCCACCAACGCCTccaccacccctgcccccacccccacggccACCTCTCCCAAACACACCAGCGCCCACAGTG ACCCCCCCACTACCTACCCAGCGAtcaacagcacagccaacagctcgctgtcag gtgtggaatttgcagcCATGACCCCAAGAGCAGGGTTACCAGTTGCCAAGGACGACAGCAGCAATACAgccattctgattggctgcttggtGGGCATCATCCTCTTGCTATTGGCTGTCATCGCCGTTATTCTTTGGAGGCAGTACTGGAAGAAAATTCTGGGCaag gcCCAGGGCAGCCTCTCCAGTGACGAGATGCACGTCCACCTGTCGGTCCCCTCCGACAACGTGGTGATCAACAACACGCACACGTACTCCAGCCGCTACCAGCGCATACACACCTCCCCcgaggagcgggagcgggacGCCGAGGGGGAGTACCAGGAGCCCAGCGCCCTGCTGCGCCCCCGCGAGGACCGCGACAGCACGG ccttGCTGTTAAACAACCCAGCCTATCACCTGCTACTGTCTGACCAGCGGCATGACCCAACCTGGCTGCACAACTGCACCAGTGCCCAGGAAAAGACACACAATGTAGCACCGCAGG CGTGTGGGTTTGACCTGGACGAGAAGGTCCCGCCCGCCCAGGAGGAGCCGCCCCCCTACCCGGGGGCCCCGCCCTACCCCCAGCTGCCCTCGgtgcccccgcccctcctgctGGCGTCGGGCCCCGCCAGCGTGCCGCACTACGCCGAGGCCGACATCATCAGCCTGCAGGGCGTCAGCGGCAACAACACCTACGCCGTCCCCGCCCTGTCGGCCCCCGCagagtgcccccccctcccggagCTGCCCCGCCACTTCCTCGTCTTCAAGGAGAAGCTGGGCGAGGGGCAGTTTGGAGAG GTGCACTTGTGCGAGATCGAGAACCCCCAGGACCTGCCCAACCTGGAGTTCCCCTTCAACGTGCGGAaggggcgccccctgctggtggccGTGAAGATACTGCGGCCCGATGCCTCAAAGAATGCCAG AAATGACTTCCTGAAGGAGGTGAAGATCCTGTCCCGCCTGAAGGACCCCAACATCATTCGGCTGCTGGGCGTGTGCGTGAGCAGCGACCCCCTGTGCATGGTGACGGAGTACATGGAGAGCGGGGACCTCAACCAGTACCTCTCCCAGAGAGTCCTGCTGGACAAGGCCGGGCCCTCACACAGCAGCCCCACCATCAG ttaCCCCGCCCTTATCTCCATGGCCAGCCAGATCGCGTCTGGGATGAAGTTCCTCTCCTCCCTGAACTTTGTGCACCGCGACCTGGCCACCCGGAACTGCCtggtgggcggggggcgggacggggatCAGGAGATCAAGATCGCCGATTTCGGGATGAGCAGGAACCTGTACGCTGGAGATTACTACAGGATCCAGGGCCGCGCGGTGCTGCCCATTCGCTGGATGGCCTGGGAGTGTATACtcatg GGGAAGTTCACCACGGCCAGCGACGTGTGGGCGTTCGGCGTGACCCTGTGGGAGATGCTGAGCGTGTGCCAGGAGCAGCCGTACTCCACGCTGACCGACGAGCAGGTCATCGACAACGCGGGGGAGTTCTTCAGGGACCACGGGCGGCAG gtgtatCTGACCCGGCCGGCCGTGTGTCCCCAGGGTCTGTACGAGCTGATGCTCAGCTGCTGGAACCGGGACTGCAAGCTCCGCCCCGCCTTCGCTCACATCCACTCCTTCCTCACCGAGGACGCCATGAACATGGtgtag
- the ddr1 gene encoding epithelial discoidin domain-containing receptor 1 isoform X2: protein MAILQLLFPIIALLIAGATAQDHEWHFNSAQCRYALGMEDGTIPDSAITASSAWSDSTEAKHGRLSTGAGDGAWCPKGSVFPHGTEFLQIDLRSLYFLSLVGTQGRHADGHGREFARSYRLHYSRDGRQWLTWRDRWGQEVVSGNENTYDVVLKDLGPPIVARMVRFYPLADRVMSVCLRVELYGCLWNDGLKAYTAPVGHVMHLSGAPIYLNDSTYDGSTEAGVQFGGLGQLCDGVLGGDDFTESKELRVWPGYDYLGWSREALGQGSVDIEFHFEKTRTFHTMQVHSNNRHSQGVRVFSKVVCQFKAGLLSPWSSPPLTLQVPLSDLKDPSSRPVSLPLGGHPAQILRCQFAFADRWLLISEISFYSEPFEEPPQTGEVPPVVPPAPPTTSPPPTNASTTPAPTPTATSPKHTSAHSGVEFAAMTPRAGLPVAKDDSSNTAILIGCLVGIILLLLAVIAVILWRQYWKKILGKAQGSLSSDEMHVHLSVPSDNVVINNTHTYSSRYQRIHTSPEERERDAEGEYQEPSALLRPREDRDSTALLLNNPAYHLLLSDQRHDPTWLHNCTSAQEKTHNVAPQACGFDLDEKVPPAQEEPPPYPGAPPYPQLPSVPPPLLLASGPASVPHYAEADIISLQGVSGNNTYAVPALSAPAECPPLPELPRHFLVFKEKLGEGQFGEVHLCEIENPQDLPNLEFPFNVRKGRPLLVAVKILRPDASKNARNDFLKEVKILSRLKDPNIIRLLGVCVSSDPLCMVTEYMESGDLNQYLSQRVLLDKAGPSHSSPTISYPALISMASQIASGMKFLSSLNFVHRDLATRNCLVGGGRDGDQEIKIADFGMSRNLYAGDYYRIQGRAVLPIRWMAWECILMGKFTTASDVWAFGVTLWEMLSVCQEQPYSTLTDEQVIDNAGEFFRDHGRQVYLTRPAVCPQGLYELMLSCWNRDCKLRPAFAHIHSFLTEDAMNMV, encoded by the exons ATGGCAATACTGCAGCTCCTGTTTCCGATCATTGCCCTCCTCATCGCCGGGGCAACCGCACAGGACCATGAGTGGCACTTCAACTCAG ctcAGTGTCGTTACGCTCTGGGGATGGAAGACGGCACTATTCCGGACTCGGCCATCACCGCCTCCAGCGCCTGGTCCGACTCGACCGAGGCCAAACACGGCAg gctgagTACCGGAGCGGGTGATGGGGCGTGGTGCCCCAAGGGCTCGGTCTTCCCCCACGGCACTGAGTTCCTCCAGATCGACCTGCGCTCGCTGTACTTCCTGTCTCTGGTGGGCACGCAGGGTCGCCACGCCGACGGGCACGGCCGCGAGTTCGCCCGCAGCTACCGCCTCCATTATTCCCGCGACGGACGCCAGTGGCTCACCTGGAGAGACCGCTGGGGCCAGGAG GTGGTGTCGGGGAACGAGAACACGTACGACGTGGTTCTGAAGGACCTGGGCCCGCCCATCGTGGCCCGCATGGTCCGCTTCTACCCGCTGGCCGACCGGGTCATGAGCGTCTGTCTCCGCGTGGAGCTGTACGGCTGCCTGTGGAacg aCGGGCTGAAGGCCTACACGGCCCCGGTGGGTCACGTCATGCACCTGTCCGGCGCCCCCATCTACCTGAACGACTCCACCTACGATGGCAGCACCGAAGCAGG GGTGCAGTTCGGGGGTCTGGGACAGCTGTGCGACGGGGTCCTGGGAGGCGATGACTTCACCGAGAGCAAGGAGCTGCGGGTGTGGCCCGGGTACGACTACCTGGGCTGGAGCCGGGAGGCGCTGGGGCAGGGCAGCGTGGACATCGAGTTCCACTTCGAGAAGACCCGCACCTTCCACACCATGCAG gtccacAGTAATAACAGGCACTCCCAGGGCGTGCGAGTCTTCAGTAAGGTGGTGTGCCAGTTCAAGGCGGGGCTGCTGTCGCCCTGGTCGAGCCCGCCCCTCACTCTCCAGGTGCCCCTCTCGGATCTGAAGGACCCCTCCTCGCGCcccgtctccctccccctggGGGGGCACCCCGCCCAGATCCTGCGCTGCCAGTTCGCCTTCGCCGACCGCTGGCTGCTCATCAGCGAGATCTCCTTCTactccg AGCCGTTCGAGGAGCCGCCTCAAACGGGCGAGGTGCCGCCCGTGgtgccgcccgcccccccgaccACCTCGCCTCCGCCCACCAACGCCTccaccacccctgcccccacccccacggccACCTCTCCCAAACACACCAGCGCCCACAGTG gtgtggaatttgcagcCATGACCCCAAGAGCAGGGTTACCAGTTGCCAAGGACGACAGCAGCAATACAgccattctgattggctgcttggtGGGCATCATCCTCTTGCTATTGGCTGTCATCGCCGTTATTCTTTGGAGGCAGTACTGGAAGAAAATTCTGGGCaag gcCCAGGGCAGCCTCTCCAGTGACGAGATGCACGTCCACCTGTCGGTCCCCTCCGACAACGTGGTGATCAACAACACGCACACGTACTCCAGCCGCTACCAGCGCATACACACCTCCCCcgaggagcgggagcgggacGCCGAGGGGGAGTACCAGGAGCCCAGCGCCCTGCTGCGCCCCCGCGAGGACCGCGACAGCACGG ccttGCTGTTAAACAACCCAGCCTATCACCTGCTACTGTCTGACCAGCGGCATGACCCAACCTGGCTGCACAACTGCACCAGTGCCCAGGAAAAGACACACAATGTAGCACCGCAGG CGTGTGGGTTTGACCTGGACGAGAAGGTCCCGCCCGCCCAGGAGGAGCCGCCCCCCTACCCGGGGGCCCCGCCCTACCCCCAGCTGCCCTCGgtgcccccgcccctcctgctGGCGTCGGGCCCCGCCAGCGTGCCGCACTACGCCGAGGCCGACATCATCAGCCTGCAGGGCGTCAGCGGCAACAACACCTACGCCGTCCCCGCCCTGTCGGCCCCCGCagagtgcccccccctcccggagCTGCCCCGCCACTTCCTCGTCTTCAAGGAGAAGCTGGGCGAGGGGCAGTTTGGAGAG GTGCACTTGTGCGAGATCGAGAACCCCCAGGACCTGCCCAACCTGGAGTTCCCCTTCAACGTGCGGAaggggcgccccctgctggtggccGTGAAGATACTGCGGCCCGATGCCTCAAAGAATGCCAG AAATGACTTCCTGAAGGAGGTGAAGATCCTGTCCCGCCTGAAGGACCCCAACATCATTCGGCTGCTGGGCGTGTGCGTGAGCAGCGACCCCCTGTGCATGGTGACGGAGTACATGGAGAGCGGGGACCTCAACCAGTACCTCTCCCAGAGAGTCCTGCTGGACAAGGCCGGGCCCTCACACAGCAGCCCCACCATCAG ttaCCCCGCCCTTATCTCCATGGCCAGCCAGATCGCGTCTGGGATGAAGTTCCTCTCCTCCCTGAACTTTGTGCACCGCGACCTGGCCACCCGGAACTGCCtggtgggcggggggcgggacggggatCAGGAGATCAAGATCGCCGATTTCGGGATGAGCAGGAACCTGTACGCTGGAGATTACTACAGGATCCAGGGCCGCGCGGTGCTGCCCATTCGCTGGATGGCCTGGGAGTGTATACtcatg GGGAAGTTCACCACGGCCAGCGACGTGTGGGCGTTCGGCGTGACCCTGTGGGAGATGCTGAGCGTGTGCCAGGAGCAGCCGTACTCCACGCTGACCGACGAGCAGGTCATCGACAACGCGGGGGAGTTCTTCAGGGACCACGGGCGGCAG gtgtatCTGACCCGGCCGGCCGTGTGTCCCCAGGGTCTGTACGAGCTGATGCTCAGCTGCTGGAACCGGGACTGCAAGCTCCGCCCCGCCTTCGCTCACATCCACTCCTTCCTCACCGAGGACGCCATGAACATGGtgtag